Proteins from a genomic interval of Streptomyces sp. Tu6071:
- a CDS encoding GH39 family glycosyl hydrolase: MPEKPAAPAHPAAPDAPAAAPAAPTAAPEKSAARSDWEQRIGKPSDTRLTGTAAVAAPAGLRAEEGTGLVRLDWRPVAGALGYLVHRADSPEGPFTPLDHLGGDVLAVPHPPYADTLVEPGRAYHYKVASWTDDGAGPLGAETVTATPKAPGEAPAAVEVAVDAAAPTSPLPRVWNRIIGAEHLSLLLWDKPGPGGSDTAAEYHEALGKVRDELGVRAVRAHGTFLPETVSVRPDGSFDFSGLDEVYDRFLATGLKPVVELSFMPEELAKDPGYTVFDYKALVSTPTSWERWGELCHALVVHLQERYGRDEVAGWEFEVWNEANLEVFWNGTQDDYHLLYAYAVRAVKAADPRIRVGGPSSAAAGWVGALLEYCRAENLPVDFVSTHTYGNAPLDFRPLTRAYAEATGRPEPEILWTEWGVTPTHFHPVSDSVFSAPFVLRGMKSALASTDALAYWVATDQFEELGWPPKLFHGGFGLLTVGNLRKPRYWALWLLNQLAGDRAPVAVSGDGADATVEALATRAEDGSAVDVLVWNGTLDQSKVAGAAALGRSTTVRVTGLEPGARYAVSAYRVDEAHGNIQAVWEEIGGGDWPDAPQWAKLREADRLPAEPLAPVLADAAGTVRVEVELPMPGIRLLGLRRA, from the coding sequence ATGCCCGAAAAGCCCGCCGCTCCGGCGCATCCCGCCGCGCCGGACGCCCCCGCCGCCGCACCGGCGGCCCCCACCGCCGCGCCGGAGAAGTCCGCCGCCCGCTCCGACTGGGAGCAGCGCATCGGCAAGCCCAGCGACACCCGGCTCACCGGTACGGCCGCCGTCGCCGCTCCGGCCGGACTGCGCGCCGAGGAGGGCACCGGGCTCGTACGGCTCGACTGGCGGCCCGTCGCGGGCGCGCTCGGCTACCTCGTGCACCGCGCCGACTCGCCCGAGGGCCCCTTCACGCCGCTCGACCACCTCGGCGGCGACGTCCTCGCCGTGCCGCACCCGCCGTACGCCGACACCCTCGTGGAGCCCGGCCGCGCCTACCACTACAAGGTCGCGAGCTGGACCGACGACGGCGCGGGCCCGCTGGGCGCCGAGACCGTGACCGCCACCCCGAAGGCCCCGGGCGAGGCGCCCGCCGCCGTCGAGGTCGCGGTCGACGCCGCCGCCCCGACGAGCCCGCTCCCCCGCGTGTGGAACAGGATCATCGGCGCCGAGCACCTCTCGCTCCTGCTGTGGGACAAGCCCGGTCCCGGCGGCTCGGACACGGCCGCCGAGTACCACGAGGCACTGGGCAAGGTGCGGGACGAACTCGGCGTCCGCGCGGTCCGCGCCCACGGCACCTTCCTCCCCGAGACGGTCTCGGTGCGTCCCGACGGCAGCTTCGACTTCTCCGGGCTCGACGAGGTCTACGACCGCTTCCTCGCCACCGGCCTCAAGCCCGTCGTCGAACTCTCCTTCATGCCGGAGGAGCTGGCGAAGGACCCCGGGTACACCGTCTTCGACTACAAGGCGCTCGTCTCGACGCCCACGTCCTGGGAGCGCTGGGGCGAGCTGTGCCACGCGCTCGTCGTCCACCTCCAGGAGCGCTACGGCCGCGACGAGGTCGCCGGCTGGGAGTTCGAGGTGTGGAACGAGGCGAACCTCGAAGTCTTCTGGAACGGCACGCAGGACGACTACCACCTGCTGTACGCGTACGCGGTCCGGGCCGTGAAGGCCGCCGACCCGCGCATCCGCGTCGGCGGGCCCTCCTCGGCCGCCGCGGGCTGGGTCGGCGCGCTCCTGGAGTACTGCCGCGCCGAGAACCTGCCCGTCGACTTCGTCTCGACGCACACGTACGGGAACGCGCCGCTCGACTTCCGCCCGCTGACCCGCGCCTACGCCGAGGCGACCGGGCGGCCCGAGCCGGAGATCCTGTGGACCGAGTGGGGCGTCACGCCGACCCACTTCCACCCCGTGAGCGACTCCGTCTTCTCGGCGCCGTTCGTGCTGCGCGGCATGAAGTCGGCGCTCGCCTCGACCGACGCGCTCGCCTACTGGGTCGCGACGGACCAGTTCGAGGAGTTGGGCTGGCCGCCGAAGCTCTTCCACGGCGGCTTCGGGCTGCTCACCGTCGGCAATCTGCGCAAGCCGCGCTACTGGGCGCTGTGGCTGCTCAACCAGCTCGCGGGCGACCGCGCCCCCGTGGCCGTGAGCGGTGACGGCGCGGACGCGACCGTCGAGGCGCTCGCGACGCGCGCCGAGGACGGCTCGGCCGTGGACGTGCTCGTGTGGAACGGCACGCTCGACCAGTCGAAGGTCGCGGGCGCCGCCGCGCTCGGCCGGTCGACCACCGTCCGTGTCACGGGCCTCGAGCCGGGTGCCCGGTACGCGGTGAGCGCGTACCGGGTGGACGAGGCGCACGGCAACATCCAGGCCGTGTGGGAGGAGATCGGCGGCGGCGACTGGCCGGACGCGCCCCAGTGGGCGAAGCTCCGCGAGGCCGACCGGCTGCCCGCCGAACCGCTCGCGCCCGTCCTGGCGGACGCGGCGGGCACGGTGCGCGTGGAGGTCGAGCTGCCCATGCCGGGCATCCGCCTCCTGGGCCTGCGCCGCGCCTGA
- a CDS encoding sugar ABC transporter substrate-binding protein, which produces MNRPARLRTRKTVRNTTVAAASIAAMVVIAACGGSGGGGVSADKKQTLTVWGMGAEGEKLADIAKTYEKSHPNITVKVTPVGWDVAHQKLVSAAAASKLPDIAQMGGSYMGEFSELGVLEPVDTKTFHEKDFFPASWKQGVVDDTAYGVPWYVDTRVVYYRTDLAKKAGITEAPKTWKDMKALATAYQKQAGTRWGLSIQPSGTDTVQSFYPFLYSAGGQIVSDDGKKAVVNSPEAVRALTEYGTYFSKGLAKKSVTPGYDVLKDFDSGSVPMFFSGPWQISSINQTHPNLKGKWGITTVPRDESATSMAGGSSLVISKDSDHKAAATDFVKYLTSAKGQTEFYKASGDLPARTSAWDSGELATDKNLQTFRTQVENSKTSPALAKWSEISSKVDDAIEQVTQGKASAKSALDKAQSEIESLLG; this is translated from the coding sequence ATGAACCGCCCCGCGAGACTCCGCACCCGGAAGACCGTGCGGAACACCACGGTCGCCGCTGCCTCGATCGCCGCCATGGTCGTCATCGCCGCCTGCGGCGGCTCCGGCGGCGGGGGCGTCTCCGCCGACAAGAAGCAGACCCTCACGGTCTGGGGCATGGGCGCCGAGGGCGAGAAGCTCGCCGACATCGCCAAGACCTACGAGAAGTCGCACCCGAACATCACCGTCAAGGTGACTCCGGTCGGCTGGGACGTCGCGCACCAGAAGCTCGTCTCCGCCGCCGCCGCGAGCAAGCTCCCCGACATCGCGCAGATGGGCGGGAGCTACATGGGCGAGTTCTCCGAGCTGGGCGTCCTGGAGCCGGTCGACACGAAGACCTTCCACGAGAAGGACTTCTTCCCGGCCTCCTGGAAGCAGGGCGTCGTGGACGACACGGCGTACGGCGTGCCGTGGTACGTCGACACGCGCGTCGTCTACTACCGCACGGACCTCGCCAAGAAGGCCGGGATCACCGAGGCGCCCAAGACGTGGAAGGACATGAAGGCCCTCGCCACCGCGTACCAGAAGCAGGCCGGTACGCGGTGGGGCCTCTCGATCCAGCCCTCCGGCACCGACACGGTGCAGAGCTTCTACCCCTTCCTGTACTCGGCGGGCGGCCAGATCGTCAGCGACGACGGCAAGAAGGCCGTCGTCAACAGCCCCGAGGCGGTCCGCGCGCTCACGGAGTACGGCACGTACTTCAGCAAGGGCCTCGCGAAGAAGAGCGTCACGCCCGGCTACGACGTGCTCAAGGACTTCGACAGCGGCTCCGTGCCGATGTTCTTCTCCGGCCCCTGGCAGATCAGCTCGATCAACCAGACGCACCCGAACCTCAAGGGCAAGTGGGGCATCACGACGGTGCCGCGCGACGAGTCCGCGACCTCGATGGCCGGCGGCTCCTCGCTCGTCATCTCCAAGGACAGCGACCACAAGGCCGCCGCCACGGACTTCGTGAAGTACCTGACGAGCGCCAAGGGCCAGACCGAGTTCTACAAGGCGAGCGGCGACCTCCCGGCCCGCACCTCCGCCTGGGACAGCGGCGAGCTCGCGACCGACAAGAACCTCCAGACCTTCCGCACGCAGGTCGAGAACTCGAAGACCTCGCCCGCGCTCGCGAAGTGGTCGGAGATCTCCTCGAAGGTCGACGACGCGATCGAGCAGGTCACCCAGGGCAAGGCGAGCGCCAAGTCGGCCCTGGACAAGGCCCAGTCCGAGATCGAAAGCCTCCTGGGGTAA
- a CDS encoding ATP-binding protein encodes MIVLIDTEGVCAEWTFPAEPGVARRARDLTRERLTDWGLAAMTDVTILVVSELVTNSLRYAHGPIGLRLSRRRDSLFVEVSDPVTQGPRERRPHHDEERGRGIRLLSRQSRNWGTSVDPARTGKTVWCELPIPVV; translated from the coding sequence GTGATCGTCTTGATCGACACCGAGGGCGTGTGCGCCGAGTGGACCTTTCCGGCTGAGCCCGGGGTGGCGCGCAGGGCCAGGGACCTGACCCGCGAGCGCCTCACCGACTGGGGCCTCGCCGCGATGACCGACGTGACGATTCTCGTCGTCAGCGAACTCGTCACCAACTCCCTCAGATACGCCCACGGCCCCATCGGCCTGCGCCTCTCGCGCCGCAGGGACAGCCTCTTCGTCGAGGTCTCGGACCCGGTCACGCAGGGCCCGCGCGAACGCAGACCCCACCACGACGAGGAACGCGGGCGCGGCATCCGGCTGCTCAGCAGACAGTCGCGGAACTGGGGAACGAGCGTGGACCCCGCGCGCACCGGCAAGACGGTGTGGTGCGAGCTTCCCATCCCGGTCGTCTGA
- a CDS encoding carbohydrate ABC transporter permease, whose product MPRTPLSERLRKPLTYVALSIGLLIMAAPFLWMALSAFKTDEELGGSKTVWIPSEWTLDQFRALLDKLDLPLYFMNSVVVAVLVTVCNLVFCSMLGYALAKLDFFGRNKVFALVLAALMVPGNLMLLPMYVLMNKLDLLDSYAGLVLPFAAGAFGVFLMRQFMQSIPDELLEAARMDGASEWYIFWRIVMPLVKPALATLGILTFLGSWNNFVWPLIATNDPDKYTLPVALATFANDPNKVAGSNGVLMAGSLLVVLPVLLVFLVLQRHFKPDLATAGLK is encoded by the coding sequence GTGCCGCGGACCCCGCTGAGCGAGCGGCTGCGCAAGCCCCTCACGTACGTCGCCCTCTCGATCGGCCTGCTGATCATGGCCGCGCCGTTCCTGTGGATGGCGCTCTCGGCCTTCAAGACCGACGAGGAGCTGGGCGGTTCCAAGACCGTCTGGATTCCCTCGGAGTGGACGCTCGACCAGTTCCGCGCGCTGCTCGACAAGCTCGACCTGCCGCTGTACTTCATGAACTCCGTGGTTGTCGCGGTGCTCGTGACCGTCTGCAACCTGGTCTTCTGCTCGATGCTCGGCTACGCGCTCGCGAAGCTCGACTTCTTCGGCCGCAACAAGGTCTTCGCACTCGTGCTCGCCGCGCTCATGGTGCCGGGCAACCTGATGCTGCTGCCGATGTACGTGCTGATGAACAAGCTGGACCTGCTCGACAGCTACGCGGGCCTGGTGCTGCCCTTCGCGGCCGGTGCCTTCGGGGTCTTCCTCATGCGGCAGTTCATGCAGTCGATCCCGGACGAGCTGCTCGAAGCGGCGCGGATGGACGGCGCGAGCGAGTGGTACATCTTCTGGCGGATCGTGATGCCGCTGGTCAAGCCCGCCCTCGCGACGCTCGGCATCCTGACCTTCCTCGGCTCGTGGAACAACTTCGTGTGGCCGCTGATCGCGACCAACGACCCGGACAAGTACACGCTCCCCGTGGCCCTCGCGACCTTCGCGAACGACCCCAACAAGGTCGCGGGCTCGAACGGGGTCCTGATGGCGGGCTCGCTCCTCGTGGTCCTGCCGGTCCTGCTCGTGTTCCTCGTGCTCCAGCGGCACTTCAAGCCGGATCTCGCGACGGCCGGGCTCAAGTAG
- a CDS encoding GntR family transcriptional regulator: MTFGEQPAYLRVAGDLRQKIVDGSLPPHTRLPSQARIRKEYGVSDTVALEARKVLMAEGLVEGRSGSGTYVRERLEPRRIARSGFRAPAGASTAFRQEQAAEGAQGSWDANSAQEPAPDDIAERLGVAAGERLMRTRYVFRESGRPMMLSTSWEPLSLTGRTPVMLPEEGPLGGCGVVERMAAIETVVDNVVEEVGARPGLAEELVLLGGVPGHVVIVISRTYYASQRAVETADLVVPADRYRLAYHLPVR; encoded by the coding sequence GTGACTTTCGGTGAGCAGCCGGCGTATCTGCGTGTCGCGGGTGATCTCCGGCAGAAGATCGTCGACGGTTCGCTCCCGCCGCACACCCGGTTGCCCTCGCAGGCGCGTATCCGCAAGGAGTACGGCGTCTCGGACACCGTGGCCCTGGAGGCACGCAAGGTGCTGATGGCCGAGGGGCTCGTGGAGGGGCGATCGGGCTCGGGGACCTACGTGCGCGAGCGCCTGGAACCCCGGCGGATCGCCCGCTCGGGCTTCCGCGCCCCGGCCGGCGCCTCGACCGCCTTCCGGCAGGAGCAGGCCGCGGAGGGGGCGCAGGGGTCCTGGGACGCGAACAGCGCGCAGGAGCCCGCGCCCGACGACATCGCGGAGCGGCTCGGCGTCGCGGCGGGCGAGCGCCTCATGCGCACCCGCTACGTCTTCCGCGAGTCCGGGCGGCCCATGATGCTCTCCACCTCCTGGGAGCCGCTCTCCCTCACGGGACGGACCCCCGTCATGCTGCCGGAGGAGGGACCGCTCGGCGGCTGCGGCGTCGTCGAGCGCATGGCGGCGATCGAGACCGTCGTCGACAACGTGGTCGAGGAGGTCGGCGCGCGCCCCGGGCTCGCCGAGGAACTGGTCCTGCTCGGCGGGGTCCCGGGACACGTCGTCATCGTCATCTCCCGTACGTACTACGCCTCCCAGCGCGCCGTGGAGACCGCCGACCTCGTCGTCCCCGCCGACCGCTACCGACTCGCCTACCATCTCCCGGTCCGCTAG
- a CDS encoding NUDIX hydrolase — protein MLIDTVAWVRVEDGRVLCARPRGKDVFYVPGGKREPGESDVDVLLREAEEELTVRLDAASARHLGTYEAEVPESPGTRVRMSCWTAEHSGDIAPSSEIEEIAWFTLADRAEVPPVDRLLFDELARWGLLD, from the coding sequence GTGCTGATCGACACGGTGGCCTGGGTGCGCGTCGAGGACGGGCGCGTCCTGTGCGCCCGGCCACGCGGCAAGGACGTCTTCTACGTGCCGGGCGGCAAGCGCGAGCCCGGCGAGAGCGACGTCGACGTCCTCCTGCGGGAGGCGGAGGAGGAGCTGACCGTACGGCTCGACGCCGCGAGCGCGCGCCACCTCGGCACGTACGAGGCCGAAGTGCCGGAGTCGCCGGGGACGCGGGTGCGGATGAGCTGCTGGACGGCCGAGCACAGCGGGGACATCGCGCCGAGCAGCGAGATCGAGGAGATCGCCTGGTTCACGCTCGCCGACCGCGCCGAGGTCCCGCCCGTCGACCGCCTCCTCTTCGACGAACTCGCGCGGTGGGGACTGCTCGACTGA
- a CDS encoding SpoIIE family protein phosphatase: MSEIPARAAGPRRTPDEIVWQSSPAGSIYDYIKVAAFSIGPDGTVDQWSERAERLFGLGAEDVVGRDPVETFVPPRLRGQGHRKLAEILDGREWTGIVPFRLPARRDPAARGTTLGEGPDPVAADRAPGGAGTGTGIPDSASGRLPAQEGIAEIYVMPTRTEDGDPAAVCIAVDVRTLRGIETDLAASQAIFGQSPFGFVLFGTDLRIRRVNERFASVFGRPAAAHQGLGARDYLVPAERDRLEAALRHVLEKGGALNDLSLTGTPPGETQPRHWSLDLYRVHSGTGRPLGVAALATDVTRRQAAAREAASARRNLALLNEAGSRIGNSLDLETTARELLDVAVPGFCDLASVDLYQALLLGDEQAPGMADGSAELRRVAFASSVADVLPFLRQREGHVGTGTGTPAPGANDPASGAPLDQMREWSASPAGPFTVGRPSAPGEGRRERGRPWYGYGPGPEEARRHGAGAGSVDVGAVHRYPSDSPRARVLRTALPELLPGTDGDLVQSTLAVPMVAHDKVVGLAQFARTKGSEPFGERDRALAVELATRTAVFIDNARLYRREHERALLLQRSLLPPGEPEAAGLDIACRYLPGNEATEVGGDWFDVIELPGHRTALVVGDVMGRGLRAAAAMGELRTAVRTLALLDLEPAEVLSHLDEIAQGLGSPQQTTRAARQDQDTDLAEVYLATCVYAVYDSVTRRCTFANAGHLPPVLLEPSGAHRPALLLDVPPGMPLGVGGEPFEEVTVELPEGALLALYTDGLVESRHQPLDEGLLAFRNALTDPGRSLEDICDQVLRRLDTHHGEDDIALLMARVQGLPEENVGDWTLPRDPQSVGKAREYTRERLAGWGLDALADTTELLVSELVTNALRYGDGEIRLRLLLDRTLVCEVWDEGLVQPRRRRAKDTDEGGRGLQLVGLLAASWGSRRTPHGKTVWFELGLPDGESSGVDAAEALLSLF, translated from the coding sequence GTGAGCGAGATACCTGCGAGGGCGGCGGGCCCCCGCCGTACCCCGGACGAGATCGTGTGGCAGAGCAGCCCCGCGGGCTCCATCTACGACTACATCAAGGTCGCCGCCTTCTCGATAGGGCCGGACGGCACCGTCGACCAGTGGAGCGAGCGGGCCGAACGGCTCTTCGGCCTCGGCGCCGAGGACGTCGTGGGCCGCGATCCCGTCGAGACCTTCGTGCCGCCCAGGCTGCGCGGCCAGGGACATCGCAAGCTCGCCGAGATCCTCGACGGCCGCGAGTGGACGGGGATCGTCCCCTTCCGCCTGCCCGCCAGGCGGGACCCGGCGGCCCGCGGAACCACGCTGGGTGAGGGGCCCGATCCCGTCGCCGCCGACCGTGCCCCCGGCGGCGCGGGGACCGGTACCGGCATCCCTGATTCCGCTTCGGGGCGCCTACCCGCACAGGAGGGCATCGCGGAGATCTACGTCATGCCCACGCGTACCGAGGACGGCGATCCGGCGGCCGTCTGCATCGCCGTGGACGTGCGGACGCTGCGCGGCATCGAGACGGACCTCGCCGCCTCGCAGGCGATTTTCGGCCAATCTCCCTTCGGTTTCGTGCTCTTCGGAACCGATCTGCGGATACGGAGGGTGAACGAGCGGTTCGCCTCCGTCTTCGGTCGCCCGGCCGCGGCGCACCAGGGGCTCGGCGCGCGGGACTACCTCGTACCGGCCGAGCGCGATCGGCTGGAGGCCGCGCTGCGACACGTCCTGGAGAAGGGCGGGGCGCTCAACGACCTCAGCCTCACCGGGACGCCCCCCGGCGAGACCCAGCCCCGCCACTGGTCGCTCGACCTCTACCGCGTGCACAGCGGCACAGGCCGCCCGCTCGGCGTCGCCGCGCTCGCGACCGACGTGACCCGGCGCCAGGCCGCCGCGCGCGAGGCCGCGAGCGCCCGGCGCAACCTCGCCCTCCTCAACGAGGCCGGCTCGCGCATCGGCAACTCGCTCGACCTGGAGACCACCGCCCGCGAACTCCTCGACGTCGCCGTCCCCGGCTTCTGCGACCTGGCCTCGGTCGACCTCTACCAGGCGCTCCTCCTCGGCGACGAGCAGGCGCCCGGGATGGCGGACGGCAGCGCCGAGCTGCGCCGGGTCGCCTTCGCGAGCTCCGTCGCCGACGTGCTGCCGTTCCTGCGGCAGCGCGAGGGCCACGTGGGGACCGGGACGGGCACGCCCGCCCCAGGGGCGAACGACCCCGCGTCGGGCGCCCCCCTGGACCAGATGCGGGAGTGGAGCGCCTCGCCCGCCGGGCCGTTCACGGTCGGGCGGCCCAGCGCCCCCGGCGAGGGACGCCGCGAGCGGGGGCGGCCCTGGTACGGGTACGGGCCGGGGCCCGAGGAGGCGCGGCGGCACGGGGCCGGGGCGGGCTCCGTCGACGTCGGCGCCGTGCACCGCTACCCGTCCGACTCGCCGCGCGCCCGCGTGCTGCGCACCGCGCTGCCCGAGCTGCTGCCCGGCACGGACGGCGACCTCGTGCAGTCCACGCTCGCCGTGCCGATGGTCGCGCACGACAAGGTCGTCGGGCTCGCGCAGTTCGCCCGGACGAAGGGCAGCGAGCCCTTCGGCGAGAGGGACCGCGCCCTCGCCGTCGAACTCGCCACCCGCACCGCCGTGTTCATCGACAACGCGCGCCTGTACCGGCGCGAGCACGAACGCGCCCTGCTCCTCCAGCGCAGCCTCCTGCCGCCCGGTGAGCCGGAGGCGGCCGGGCTCGACATCGCCTGCCGCTACCTCCCCGGCAACGAGGCGACCGAGGTCGGCGGGGACTGGTTCGACGTCATCGAACTCCCCGGGCACCGCACGGCACTCGTCGTCGGGGACGTCATGGGGCGCGGTCTGCGCGCGGCGGCGGCGATGGGCGAACTGCGCACCGCCGTAAGGACCCTCGCGCTTCTCGACCTCGAACCGGCCGAGGTCCTCTCGCACCTGGACGAGATCGCGCAGGGCCTCGGCTCGCCGCAGCAGACGACGCGTGCGGCCCGCCAGGACCAGGACACCGACCTCGCCGAGGTCTACCTCGCGACGTGCGTGTACGCGGTGTACGACTCCGTGACCCGCCGCTGCACCTTCGCCAACGCGGGCCACCTGCCGCCCGTCCTGCTGGAGCCGAGCGGCGCCCACCGGCCCGCGCTCCTGCTCGACGTGCCCCCGGGCATGCCGCTCGGCGTCGGCGGCGAACCCTTCGAGGAGGTCACCGTCGAACTCCCCGAGGGCGCCCTCCTCGCGCTCTACACCGACGGGCTCGTCGAGTCCAGGCACCAGCCGCTCGACGAGGGCCTCCTCGCCTTCCGCAACGCCCTCACCGATCCCGGGCGTTCGCTGGAGGACATCTGCGACCAGGTACTGCGGCGCCTCGACACGCACCACGGCGAGGACGACATCGCCCTCCTCATGGCGCGCGTGCAGGGACTGCCCGAGGAGAACGTGGGCGACTGGACGCTCCCGCGCGACCCGCAATCCGTCGGCAAGGCCCGCGAGTACACGCGGGAACGGCTCGCCGGGTGGGGGCTCGACGCGCTCGCCGACACCACGGAGCTGCTGGTCAGCGAGCTGGTCACGAACGCCCTGCGGTACGGGGACGGGGAGATCAGGCTCCGGCTGCTCCTCGACCGGACCCTCGTGTGCGAGGTGTGGGACGAGGGGCTCGTGCAGCCGAGGCGGCGCCGGGCCAAGGACACGGACGAAGGCGGACGCGGGCTCCAGCTCGTCGGACTGCTCGCCGCCTCCTGGGGCTCGCGCCGGACGCCGCACGGGAAGACGGTGTGGTTCGAGCTGGGCCTGCCGGACGGGGAGTCGAGCGGGGTGGACGCGGCGGAGGCGCTGCTGAGCCTGTTCTGA
- a CDS encoding carbohydrate ABC transporter permease, whose amino-acid sequence MSSTADTAAPAATQGPPAPASRGGRGAGPARRGGSVRTHHLAGWLFSTPFLVLFAVFMALPIVATLLMSFTDFGLANVTHPFDAKFIGLDNYVNLFQDDKFLKSLFNTGYFVVVGVPVTITAGLLVAVLLNNGIDRARTFFRVGFYAPVVTTIVAVAVVWRFVLDPSDGLVAGLFDAVGLTSPDFLGNEHLAMPSMIAMAVWRNVGNVMVLLIAGLQAIPQEVREAAKLDGAGAFQELRRITVPLLRPTLLYSTVITTIGFLNVFEEPFVMTQGGPNNSTLTVSLDMYKEGFNFFHMGYASAMAYVLFIVIMAITVLQLRLLKDNTK is encoded by the coding sequence ATGAGCAGCACGGCAGACACGGCCGCCCCGGCGGCCACGCAGGGCCCGCCCGCCCCCGCCTCGCGCGGGGGCCGGGGGGCCGGGCCCGCCCGCCGGGGCGGTTCGGTGCGCACGCACCACCTGGCGGGCTGGCTCTTCTCCACCCCGTTCCTCGTCCTCTTCGCCGTCTTCATGGCGCTGCCGATCGTCGCGACGCTCCTCATGAGCTTCACCGACTTCGGCCTCGCCAACGTGACGCACCCCTTCGACGCGAAGTTCATCGGCCTCGACAACTACGTCAACCTCTTCCAGGACGACAAGTTCCTGAAGTCCCTGTTCAACACGGGGTACTTCGTGGTCGTCGGAGTGCCCGTCACGATCACCGCCGGGCTGCTCGTCGCGGTCCTGCTCAACAACGGCATCGACCGCGCGCGGACCTTCTTCCGGGTCGGTTTCTACGCGCCCGTCGTGACCACGATCGTCGCGGTGGCCGTCGTGTGGCGCTTCGTGCTCGATCCGAGCGACGGGCTCGTGGCCGGGCTCTTCGACGCGGTCGGGCTCACCTCGCCCGACTTCCTCGGCAACGAGCACCTCGCGATGCCGTCCATGATCGCGATGGCGGTGTGGCGCAACGTCGGCAACGTCATGGTGCTGCTCATCGCGGGCCTCCAGGCGATCCCGCAGGAAGTGCGCGAGGCCGCGAAGCTCGACGGCGCGGGCGCCTTCCAGGAGCTGCGCAGGATCACGGTCCCGCTCCTGCGCCCGACGCTGCTCTACTCGACCGTCATCACCACGATCGGCTTCCTCAACGTCTTCGAGGAACCCTTCGTGATGACGCAGGGCGGCCCCAACAACAGCACCCTCACCGTGTCGCTGGACATGTACAAGGAAGGCTTCAACTTCTTCCACATGGGCTACGCGAGCGCGATGGCGTACGTCCTCTTCATTGTGATCATGGCCATCACGGTGCTCCAGCTCCGACTGCTGAAGGACAACACGAAGTGA
- a CDS encoding acetylxylan esterase produces the protein MVHADDTPPQGPGGASRGPGESPYGFDPTYGYELPALLAVPAPPAPDDFGAFWGRLRERARAVATEPEPGPVEDERDGLVIRSVTYTSLGGVRLGGWFAMPTEGPVRHGFVIGHGYGGRDRPGPDLPLPLGQSAAILPCVRGLPARGLVDGIPADADAHVLHGIGSRETSVLGECVADLWCAASALVELLPALAGPRLGYLGESLGGGLGALALPWDERFVAAQLTVPTFGNHPLRLTLPSVGSGESVRKYHAAHPEVTDVLTYFDAATAAALIRVPVLVAAALYDPAVPPPGQFAVHNALPAAGDPFLLRAGHHPYAEEPTDRTALAQARTDFFAANMPG, from the coding sequence ATGGTGCACGCAGACGACACGCCGCCGCAGGGGCCGGGCGGGGCCTCGCGGGGTCCGGGCGAGAGCCCGTACGGCTTCGATCCCACGTACGGCTACGAGCTGCCCGCCCTGCTCGCCGTGCCCGCGCCCCCGGCGCCGGACGACTTCGGCGCGTTCTGGGGGCGGCTGCGGGAGCGGGCGCGCGCGGTCGCGACGGAGCCCGAGCCGGGGCCCGTCGAGGACGAGCGCGACGGGCTCGTGATCCGCTCCGTCACGTACACCTCGCTCGGCGGGGTGCGGCTCGGCGGCTGGTTCGCGATGCCGACCGAGGGGCCCGTGCGGCACGGCTTCGTGATCGGGCACGGGTACGGGGGCCGGGATCGCCCCGGGCCGGATCTGCCGCTGCCGCTCGGGCAGTCCGCCGCGATCCTGCCGTGCGTGCGCGGGCTGCCCGCGCGCGGGCTCGTCGACGGCATCCCGGCCGACGCGGACGCCCATGTGCTGCACGGCATCGGGAGCCGTGAGACGTCCGTGCTCGGCGAGTGCGTCGCCGACCTGTGGTGCGCCGCGAGCGCGCTCGTCGAGCTGTTACCCGCACTCGCCGGACCCCGCCTCGGCTACCTCGGCGAGAGCCTCGGCGGCGGCCTCGGCGCGCTCGCGCTGCCGTGGGACGAGCGCTTCGTCGCGGCCCAGCTCACCGTGCCGACCTTCGGCAACCACCCGCTGCGGCTCACGCTGCCGAGCGTGGGGAGCGGCGAGTCGGTACGGAAGTACCACGCCGCGCACCCCGAAGTCACCGACGTGCTCACGTACTTCGACGCGGCGACCGCGGCGGCGCTGATCCGCGTCCCGGTCCTCGTCGCCGCCGCGCTCTACGACCCCGCCGTGCCGCCCCCGGGCCAGTTCGCCGTGCACAACGCCCTCCCGGCGGCGGGTGACCCCTTCCTGCTCCGGGCCGGCCACCACCCCTACGCGGAGGAACCGACCGACCGCACGGCACTGGCACAGGCCCGCACGGACTTCTTCGCGGCCAACATGCCGGGCTAG